A segment of the Cryobacterium arcticum genome:
GACACCGGCCCCGCGAGACTCATAAAAGTGAACACAGCGCCGGCGGCGGACGTCACGGCCCACGCGCCAGCGCACCCGGCCGCGATGTCGAGCGTTCTGCCGTACAAGCTGGACACCGGGGTCAGAGCGAAGCATGCCAGCACGAGTGCGCCCAGCGTTCCGGCGCTCGACAGGTTCATCAGGACCTTCGCAAGGGGTATCCCGTAGCTGACTACCGGGCCTTCGGCGATGAGTAATTCCGGCTGCGTAGGCAGCGTGAGCAGTGTCGCGCCAACGACAGTGATCAGCGCAAACACGAGGAGCAGCGCCGGGGCAAAGATCCAGGCGATCGGCTGTCGACGCGTGACGCGCGTTGCAGTTCGCACCATCACAAGGCACCTCCCGTTCTGATGCTCAGGGTCGATTCTGTCGCGCGTCTAACTGGCGCGTCGTAAATGCACACGTCGTCAACCGAGTGGGGCGCCTCGCGCCCCCATAAACGGTTCCGGGTCGATACGAGCGCCATTGACGCGCACCTCATAGTGGAGATGACAGCCGGTGGATGCCCCCGTTGTTCCTGCCAACGCAACGACCTGGCCGGCTTGAACATTGTCGCCATTGTTGACCAAAATCTGGCTGGTGTGCGCGTAACCGGTCTGGACGCCTGAACCATGATCGATTTGGAGCCAGTTACCGTAGCTGCCCATCCAACCGGCGTAGGAGACCCGGCCGCTGCTCGCCGCGTAGATCGGGGTTGAGCATCCTGCACTGAGATCTACCGCATAGTGATACGGGTTAACCCCGGCCACGGGTTGTGACGGTCGCGGCCCAAAGTTGTCGGTAATCCGCCCGGGGACAGGGCGCGCCCAGCCCTGGCCGCTGAGCTGACCGGAATCCAGACTCGGCCCGGCCGAACCTGCGGCAACGGAGGCTGCAGCAGCGGCAGCGGCAGCCGCCGCGGCTGCAGCCGCTGCGGCCGCCGCCTGTCCGCGTTCGAAGTCGGATTCAGTGGCCGCGCGGTCCTCAACCAGCACGGCCAACTGCGCTTGGAGCGTCTCGGATACCTGCTGCTGTTCGGCAACCTTCACTTCGGCGGCCGCATTCGCCTCCGCCGCTTCGTTGAACGCAAGCTGCGCCACCTCGGCGAGCTTCTCTCGTTCCTCCAGGGCAACCTGCGCTTGGTCCGAAAGCGCAGCAGCGGCGTTCCGATCGGTGGCGGCTGTCGAGTACAACCTGTCGATCGTGTCGGAGAGTTTACTGAGGGAGCCGAGACGAGAGAGGAGGTCGTCTGACTCCTCACCGGAGAGGAACACCTGCAGGCTCATCTCAGCGCCCGATCCGCCGCCCTTGGCCATTGTTGCAGCGAGTCGCCCGACCTTCAACGTTGACTCGTCGGCCTCCGCCTGAGCTGCTTCCGCCTGGGACTCGAGAGTCGTGGCCTTCAACGCCGTAGCGTCCAGGCTGGATTGAGCGGTGTCGAATTCGGCCGATCGCCGAGTGGCGAGCTCACGTGCCGTCTGAAGCTCAGCATCCAGCCCCTGGATAAGCACGGTGATTTTGTCCATCTCGCCGCGCTTGGCCGTCTCGTTGCTTCGGGACGCTTCGACGTCCGCCCAGGACGGATAGTCCTGGGCGGCCACAGCTGGGGCAGCCGGAACGGTGGACGCGAGCAGCGCGAGTGCCGCGACTGCGGCGACGGAATGCCGAAGAGTGCGAATTCGAAAGATCATTCCCGAACAGCCCCTTCGATGGCTGCCCTGAATGCTTCTAACGTGGAGAGCTCGAGTTGCTCGCCGTTGAGGAAAAATGTCGGCGTGCCCTGGACGCCAAGTGCCGTCCCCTCACGTTGATCCTCCATCACTCGCTCGAGCACAGCGGGGTCCTGGATATCAGCGTCGTATAGCTCCAGGTCCAGGCCGATGTCTTCGGCGTAGGTGCGGAAGAGATCCGCGCGTGACTCGGGCTGCTCCCCCCATTGCGTCTGCGTCTCGAACAGTTTTGAGTACATCGCTTCGAACTGGCCCTGCCGGGCCGCGGCCTCTGCGGCCACCGCAGAATTCACCGCGTTTGTGTGGCTGGGGATCGGGAAGTAGCGAGTAACGAAAGTGACTTCGCCGTCGAACTCTTCTCTCAGGTCTTCGACGACCGGGTACACGGCCCCGCACGCTTCACACTCGAAGTCAAGGAACTCGACCACAGTGACTTTTCCATCGGCGGCGGTGCTCAGACGATGGCTGTTCTCTCTCAGAACCTGCGGCGCGGATGCCGATCCGGTGCTCGACGGCGGCGTAGGTGTGCGTGTAGCAAATAGGACAATGGCGATCATCACCGCGACACCGATCACCACACCTACGTTGATGAGAATTTTGGTGCGGGTGGACAGTGGTTTCTTCATCTCAGCCTTGGGTTTTTGTAGACGGTTACTTCGCGACACGTGAGCTCAACCAGGTGTAGGGATCGGTCGGAGTTGATCCGTTGAGTAAGAGCTCAAAATGCAGGTGCGGTCCGGTGCTTTGGCCGGTGTTGCCCACCTGGCCGACGGACTGACCGACTTTGACAGGCTGGCCCTCGGCGAGACGGAGCGAGCCGAATTGCATATGGGCGTAGAGGCTGCTGACCTTTTCGCCGTCGACGACGTGATCGATGATCGCGTACACGCCGAAGCCGGAATCTGACTCGCCGGTCTCGCGCACCACCCCGTCGGCAATCACCTGGATTGGCGAACCCTCTCCCGGGGTCATGTCGAGGCCTTTGTGCATCGTGGAGCAGCCAGCGCAGGGTGCCGCACGGGGTCCGAAGTCATCGCTGATCGGGACCCCGACAACGAAGGGCCACTGCACCGGCGAGGTGATGCTGTTGGTGAACGTTGACGACGTTCGGGTGTAGCCGGCCGCGGCGATTTCGGCGTTGCGACTGGCCTCGATCTCGGCTGCCGACGTAGCCGAGAACACATCGCTGGCGCTAATGGTCGGGGCCGGACCCGTCGCGCTAAACGTCTGGGACGGTGCGTCTTGGTGGACGTCCGGCGCCATCACGAACATTCCGGGGTTGCGCGTCACCGCTCCGGCCGGCGTGGATGTTGCGAAGAGGAGCGTCGCCGCGAAGACGGCAGCCGCGGCAGTGACCACACGAGACTTGGCGCCGGTTCTTTGCTGGGCGCGAGGCGGGCGCGAGTCTGTACCAGGTTCAGTTCTGCGTCGTGCTTGATGCTTGGTTTTCGGCGCCCGGT
Coding sequences within it:
- a CDS encoding M23 family metallopeptidase, whose amino-acid sequence is MIFRIRTLRHSVAAVAALALLASTVPAAPAVAAQDYPSWADVEASRSNETAKRGEMDKITVLIQGLDAELQTARELATRRSAEFDTAQSSLDATALKATTLESQAEAAQAEADESTLKVGRLAATMAKGGGSGAEMSLQVFLSGEESDDLLSRLGSLSKLSDTIDRLYSTAATDRNAAAALSDQAQVALEEREKLAEVAQLAFNEAAEANAAAEVKVAEQQQVSETLQAQLAVLVEDRAATESDFERGQAAAAAAAAAAAAAAAAAASVAAGSAGPSLDSGQLSGQGWARPVPGRITDNFGPRPSQPVAGVNPYHYAVDLSAGCSTPIYAASSGRVSYAGWMGSYGNWLQIDHGSGVQTGYAHTSQILVNNGDNVQAGQVVALAGTTGASTGCHLHYEVRVNGARIDPEPFMGARGAPLG
- a CDS encoding DsbA family protein; this translates as MKKPLSTRTKILINVGVVIGVAVMIAIVLFATRTPTPPSSTGSASAPQVLRENSHRLSTAADGKVTVVEFLDFECEACGAVYPVVEDLREEFDGEVTFVTRYFPIPSHTNAVNSAVAAEAAARQGQFEAMYSKLFETQTQWGEQPESRADLFRTYAEDIGLDLELYDADIQDPAVLERVMEDQREGTALGVQGTPTFFLNGEQLELSTLEAFRAAIEGAVRE
- a CDS encoding M23 family metallopeptidase, with the translated sequence MVTAAAAVFAATLLFATSTPAGAVTRNPGMFVMAPDVHQDAPSQTFSATGPAPTISASDVFSATSAAEIEASRNAEIAAAGYTRTSSTFTNSITSPVQWPFVVGVPISDDFGPRAAPCAGCSTMHKGLDMTPGEGSPIQVIADGVVRETGESDSGFGVYAIIDHVVDGEKVSSLYAHMQFGSLRLAEGQPVKVGQSVGQVGNTGQSTGPHLHFELLLNGSTPTDPYTWLSSRVAK